The Kitasatospora sp. NBC_00374 genome has a segment encoding these proteins:
- a CDS encoding alpha/beta fold hydrolase: protein MTAFVLVSGMFTGAHVWEEAAARLAAAGAEVHAVALNGLDGPGGAAGAGVDLETHIADVLAVIDKVGTAPRREVVLVGHDYGIHPVVGAADRRAERIARIVYLDAGMPQDGVPALAAVSDRSLRRRVAALAATDGTDADVLPPPAREEWQRWGSTAGVSDEALDRLTARAAPQPLGTLLQPLRLTGAVAAVPTTGVLCTGSGASIEMLQMRVSFGDPALRALADARVAFFELRTGHWPMLSCPAELAEVLLRAAAGEGHRLEPAGAGQPPAHLRPFLLEVPELPRERHGNIDLYLPEAQGPRPAVVFVHGGPVPAEARPTPRDSPTMTGYARYAAGLGVVGVTLDHRLHDLGDFERAAADVAAAVEFVRGDARVDAGRVALWFFSAGGLVAADWLGAPPVWLRCVAATYPVLAPLPNWGLTDSRFHPVDAVAGAGALPVVLTRAGLEMPEIAGTVKEFLASAEACGADVEVVDVPHGRHGFETLGPTEESREAVRRAMRSVLGHLTA, encoded by the coding sequence ATGACTGCATTCGTCCTGGTGTCGGGTATGTTCACCGGCGCACACGTGTGGGAGGAGGCGGCCGCGCGGCTGGCCGCGGCGGGCGCCGAGGTGCACGCGGTGGCCCTCAACGGGCTCGACGGGCCCGGCGGCGCCGCGGGGGCGGGTGTCGACCTGGAGACGCACATCGCGGACGTGCTTGCGGTGATCGACAAGGTCGGCACGGCGCCCCGTCGCGAGGTCGTGCTGGTCGGCCACGACTACGGTATCCACCCGGTGGTGGGCGCCGCCGACCGGCGGGCGGAGCGCATCGCGCGGATCGTGTACCTGGACGCGGGGATGCCGCAGGACGGCGTTCCGGCCCTGGCCGCCGTGTCCGACCGGTCCCTGCGCCGTCGGGTCGCCGCGCTCGCGGCAACGGACGGAACGGACGCCGACGTGCTGCCACCGCCGGCCCGCGAGGAGTGGCAGCGCTGGGGCAGCACGGCGGGCGTCTCCGACGAGGCCCTGGACCGGCTCACCGCCCGCGCCGCGCCACAGCCCCTGGGCACCCTGCTCCAGCCTCTGCGGCTGACCGGCGCGGTGGCCGCGGTGCCCACCACCGGGGTGCTGTGCACCGGCAGCGGTGCGAGCATCGAGATGCTCCAGATGCGGGTGAGCTTCGGCGACCCCGCCCTGCGGGCCCTGGCCGACGCCCGGGTGGCCTTCTTCGAACTGCGCACCGGGCACTGGCCGATGCTGTCCTGCCCCGCCGAGCTGGCGGAGGTCCTGCTGCGGGCCGCGGCCGGGGAGGGGCACCGGCTGGAGCCGGCCGGCGCCGGGCAGCCGCCCGCGCATCTGCGACCGTTCCTGCTGGAGGTACCCGAACTCCCCCGGGAGCGCCACGGGAACATCGACCTGTACCTGCCGGAGGCGCAGGGGCCGCGGCCTGCGGTGGTGTTCGTGCACGGCGGCCCGGTCCCCGCCGAGGCGCGGCCGACCCCGCGGGACTCGCCGACCATGACGGGGTACGCCCGCTACGCGGCGGGACTGGGGGTGGTGGGTGTGACCCTCGACCACCGTCTGCACGACCTGGGCGACTTCGAGCGCGCCGCCGCGGACGTCGCCGCCGCGGTGGAGTTCGTCCGGGGCGATGCCCGGGTGGACGCCGGCCGGGTCGCGCTGTGGTTCTTCTCGGCCGGCGGTCTGGTCGCGGCGGACTGGCTGGGGGCGCCTCCGGTGTGGCTGCGCTGCGTGGCCGCGACCTACCCGGTGCTGGCGCCGCTGCCGAACTGGGGCCTGACCGACAGCCGGTTCCACCCTGTGGACGCGGTCGCGGGCGCGGGGGCCCTGCCCGTCGTGCTCACCCGGGCGGGGCTGGAGATGCCCGAGATCGCCGGCACCGTCAAGGAGTTCCTGGCCTCGGCCGAGGCCTGCGGGGCGGACGTCGAGGTGGTGGACGTGCCGCACGGCCGCCACGGCTTCGAGACCCTCGGCCCGACCGAGGAGTCGCGCGAGGCCGTGCGCCGCGCGATGCGCTCAGTGCTGGGGCACCTGACGGCCTGA